A single window of Plasmodium reichenowi strain SY57 chromosome 14, whole genome shotgun sequence DNA harbors:
- a CDS encoding hypothetical protein (conserved Plasmodium protein, unknown function) produces the protein MDLYNIKCKMDENHKEPYFQYKSPNRFDSNKKKTINISGELKMQKINSIKRKIPSYNKGYVLENKKKIYVSNCASPDIFDISTHYANEKKRKEKQQCLNILNKSKQTKKTEHNNKMCNIKKEHIVDNTPCKYAHIKNKNKVKYYKYTTNEILFKIKYCNGKKTNHYKDNLNKIHSHNNKKVKNKLNNQTYKCKQTNIISAHVHSNNNVKLENFHHKSSTKKKNLYNKENILKKNENVPTCFIPINKKCPKENEKIYNMDVIKNFKYLDTKMKNYINEQIKYYGQNWRPEYITDLYFFIKKNYHKIDSSDKFKRTKETSYCPYKYKNSQNKEKQKHHMLNKVLSPNSCNKNNDYLLTKYSLELLNLMDTFNIIDENYDKINTGNNVHQLLNKNNLIKKLNEFKLDERKDIFPFYQVYTYLKNQQHIFEKILKQKKIKYKINHKKTTNKENNDNFHWKELIQIELKIIRFLNNFQQIIKKKNEEQEHNNNLPNIKYYKNIPSNTCKLIKIVNEVTRILKIKLNK, from the exons ATGGacttatataatattaaatgtaaAATGGATGAAAACCATAAGGAACCttattttcaatataaAAGTCCTAACAGATTTGATAgtaacaaaaaaaagacaattaatatatctggagaattaaaaatgcaaaagataaatagtataaaaagaaaaattcCTTCCTATAATAAAGGATATGTTctagaaaataaaaaaaaaatatatgtatctAATTGTGCTTCTCCTGatatatttgatatatCAACACATTACGctaatgaaaaaaaaagaaaagaaaaacaacaatgtttaaatattttaaataaaagtaaacAGACCAAAAAAACtgaacataataataagatgtgtaatataaaaaaagaacataTAGTAGACAATACACCTTGCAAATATgcacatataaaaaataagaataaagtaaaatattataaatacacaacgaatgaaatattatttaaaataaaatattgtaatggaaaaaaaacaaatcaTTACAAAGATAATTTGAATAAAATCCATtcacataataataaaaaagttaaaaataaattgaATAATCAAACTTATAAATGTAAACAAACAAATATCATATCAGCACATGTTcattcaaataataatgtaaaattagaaaattttcatcataAATCATCAActaaaaagaaaaatttatataataaggaAAACATATTAAAGAAGAATGAAAATGTACCTACCTGTTTTATAcctataaataaaaaatgtccaaaagaaaatgaaaaaatatacaacatggatgtaattaaaaattttaaatatttagacacaaaaatgaaaaattatattaatgaGCAAATAAAATACTATGGTCAGAACTGGAGACCAGAATATATTActgatttatatttttttattaaaaagaattatcACAAAATAGATTCATCAGATAAATTCAAAAG AACTAAGGAAACTTCATATTGTCCctacaaatataaaaattcacaaaataaagaaaaacaaaaacatCATATGTTAAATAAAGTTCTATCGCCCAACTcatgtaataaaaataatgattatttattaacTAAATATTCTCTTGAATTGTTAAATCTTATGGatacatttaatattatagatGAAAATTATGACAAGATAAATACAGGAAATAATGTCCACcaattattaaataaaaataatttaataaaaaaattaaatgaattcAAATTAGATGAAAGAAAAGATATTTTCCCATTTTATCAGGTTTATacttatttaaaaaatcaacaacatatatttgaaaaaatattaaaacaaaaaaaaataaaatataaaataaatcataaGAAAACAACAAACAAAGAAAACAATGACAATTTTCATTGGAAGGAATTAATTCAAAttgaattaaaaattataagatTTCTTAACAATTTTCAACAaatcattaaaaaaaaaaatgaagaacAAGAGCACAATAATAACCTTCCTAATAtcaaatattataagaacATACCTTCTAATACATGTAAACTCATCAAAATCGTAAATGAAGTGACACGTATATTAAAGATAAAACTAAACaaatag